The DNA segment ACGCTGATGCGCAGGCGCGTATCACGATGGTCAGCCCCGAGCCGCTCCCGTTCTACTCGCGGCCCGGGCTGGCCTACCTCCTGACGGACGAGGTGCCGGAGTCGCGCCTCGCGATCCGCACGCCAGCGGAGGTGCGGGCGTTGCAGCTGATTCATCGCCCGCGCACCGCGACGGTGCTCCTCTCCGATCGCCACTGCGTGATCCTCGACGATGGCGAGCGGCTCGAATACGACCGGCTGCTCATCGCCACGGGGGCGTCGTCGATTCGCCCGACCTTTCCCGGGGGAGACCTCGATGGCGTCGTGCAGCTCGATGCGCTGTCGGAGGCGCGGTCGCTGGTCGCGCGCTGCCGTGACGCGAGGGCGGCGATCGTGGTGGGGGGCGGGAGCACCGCGCTCGAACTGGTGGAAGGACTGCACGCGCGCGGCGTGGCGACGCACTACCTGCTGCGAGGCGAACGCTACTGGTCCAAGGTGTTCGACCGCGTGGAGTCGGCCATCGTGGAGTCGCGCCTGCTCGCGGATGGCATTCAGCTGCATCGCGGCTGCGGCGTGGAGGCGGCGGTGGGTGAGGACGGACGACTGACCGCGATCCTGACGACCACCGGGCGACGCATCGAGTGCGACATCCTGGCGGTGGCGACCGGCGTGCGCCCGCGGCTCGAGCTGGCGACGTCGGGAGGCGTGGAGACCGCGCGTGGCGTGCTGGTGAACGAGTTCCTGGAATCGAGTGCCCCCGACGTGTTCGCTGCGGGAGACGTGGCGCAGGTCCATGACCCGGTCACTCGTCAGGCGCACCTCGACACGCTGTGGGCAAGCGCGCGCCGGCAAGGGAGCGTGGCGGGGATGAACATGGCGGGGATGCACGTCGCCTACCGTACGCGACCGCCGATGAACGTGACCCGTGTCGGAGGGATCACGGCCACGATCATCGGCGCGGTGGGGGGCGCCGACGATCCCGACCTGCTGACGCTCACGCGGGGACAAAGCGAGCGATGGGCCGCCGATCCGGAGTCGTGGAGCGTGGGTGGGGCGCGGCGCGGCGACCGCCTGCGCGTGGTGGTGAGCGGTCGGGCGATCGTGGGGGCGCTCGTGATGGGTGACCAGGAGCTGTCGCGTCCCCTGGCGCACCTCATCGGTGAGGAGGTGGACATCTCGGCACTGCGGCCGGCGCTGGAACAGTCGCCGGAGGATGCGATGGACCTGCTGCTCGACTTCTGTCACGCCCATGTCAGCGACCGCGCCGCGCGCCACTGGTGAGCTGGTGGGAGGAGGCGTCGCCGCGGTGCTGTCGACCGTGGCCTACGTCGCCTGGCGTGGCGGGAGTGCGCGTT comes from the Gemmatimonadota bacterium genome and includes:
- a CDS encoding FAD-dependent oxidoreductase translates to MSRHHVIVGSGIAALSAAESIRHADAQARITMVSPEPLPFYSRPGLAYLLTDEVPESRLAIRTPAEVRALQLIHRPRTATVLLSDRHCVILDDGERLEYDRLLIATGASSIRPTFPGGDLDGVVQLDALSEARSLVARCRDARAAIVVGGGSTALELVEGLHARGVATHYLLRGERYWSKVFDRVESAIVESRLLADGIQLHRGCGVEAAVGEDGRLTAILTTTGRRIECDILAVATGVRPRLELATSGGVETARGVLVNEFLESSAPDVFAAGDVAQVHDPVTRQAHLDTLWASARRQGSVAGMNMAGMHVAYRTRPPMNVTRVGGITATIIGAVGGADDPDLLTLTRGQSERWAADPESWSVGGARRGDRLRVVVSGRAIVGALVMGDQELSRPLAHLIGEEVDISALRPALEQSPEDAMDLLLDFCHAHVSDRAARHW